A part of Armatimonadota bacterium genomic DNA contains:
- a CDS encoding DUF817 domain-containing protein: MREALAVRAIGRHQKGEFRTFFVNQVRSSVFPLFIFAAGAATLPLGPGRYDVLLVLCLGMQVALVASGLESWKELAVISVYHGLGLGLELYKVRHGSWQYPGDAVTKFAGVPLFSGFMYASVASYVMQAWRRFGLVLLDWPKWPWTFAACAAIYANFFLNRMFADTRWWIVAGVLAVFARTKVEFTTVPGRRRQMPMVVAFFAIGCFVWLAEQVCTWLHIWSYPDQVDGWTPVGLGKLSSWCLLVIVGIVPVATFKLRGTGIS, translated from the coding sequence ATGCGTGAAGCGCTGGCCGTCCGGGCCATCGGACGGCACCAGAAGGGGGAATTCCGTACGTTCTTCGTCAACCAGGTGCGATCGTCCGTCTTCCCGCTCTTCATCTTCGCGGCCGGTGCGGCGACGCTACCCTTGGGACCCGGCCGTTATGACGTCCTTCTCGTCCTGTGCCTCGGCATGCAGGTTGCCCTCGTCGCGAGCGGGCTCGAATCCTGGAAAGAACTCGCCGTGATCTCCGTATACCACGGGCTGGGCCTCGGACTTGAACTCTATAAAGTCCGTCACGGGTCGTGGCAGTATCCGGGAGACGCGGTGACGAAGTTCGCCGGTGTCCCGCTCTTCAGCGGGTTCATGTACGCAAGCGTCGCCAGCTATGTCATGCAGGCCTGGCGGCGATTCGGCCTCGTGCTCCTCGATTGGCCGAAGTGGCCATGGACGTTCGCGGCGTGCGCGGCCATCTACGCCAACTTCTTCCTCAACAGGATGTTCGCCGACACGCGGTGGTGGATCGTAGCGGGTGTCCTTGCGGTCTTCGCACGGACGAAAGTCGAGTTTACGACTGTCCCAGGGCGCCGACGGCAGATGCCGATGGTCGTGGCCTTCTTCGCGATCGGGTGCTTCGTGTGGCTCGCCGAACAAGTGTGCACGTGGCTGCACATTTGGAGCTATCCGGACCAAGTCGACGGCTGGACGCCCGTGGGACTCGGCAAACTGTCGTCCTGGTGTCTGCTCGTCATTGTCGGCATCGTGCCCGTGGCGACCTTCAAGCTTCGAGGAACCGGAATCTCGTGA
- a CDS encoding DUF1211 domain-containing protein, whose amino-acid sequence MTKGRIEAFSDAVIAIDITILVLELRAPHEASLAALLPLAPKFLGFVLSFVYLAIYWNNHHHMFQSVHHVRGNVLWANNHLLFWLSLVAFTTAWMGETGFAPLPVATYGFVLLMASVAYYVLTKSLVAANGKDSPVAVALGRDVKGKLSTAVYLVSLPLAFALPWASCALYGLVAAIWLVPDKRFERGPHGSEEAR is encoded by the coding sequence ATGACGAAAGGGCGGATCGAAGCCTTCTCCGACGCCGTGATCGCGATCGACATCACGATCTTGGTTCTGGAACTGCGCGCGCCGCACGAGGCGTCGCTGGCAGCCCTCCTTCCTCTCGCGCCGAAGTTCCTCGGCTTTGTCCTCAGCTTCGTCTACCTCGCGATCTACTGGAACAACCACCACCACATGTTCCAAAGCGTCCACCATGTCCGGGGCAACGTGCTGTGGGCGAACAACCACCTGTTGTTCTGGCTGTCACTGGTCGCCTTCACGACGGCGTGGATGGGGGAGACGGGCTTCGCGCCCCTTCCGGTCGCCACCTATGGCTTCGTGCTCCTCATGGCGAGCGTCGCCTACTACGTCCTCACCAAGTCACTCGTCGCTGCGAACGGGAAGGACTCGCCTGTCGCCGTCGCGCTCGGACGTGACGTCAAGGGCAAGCTCTCGACGGCGGTCTACCTCGTTTCCCTTCCGCTCGCGTTCGCGCTCCCCTGGGCGAGCTGCGCCCTCTATGGGCTCGTCGCGGCCATCTGGCTTGTGCCGGACAAGCGCTTCGAGCGCGGACCGCACGGGTCTGAAGAGGCGCGCTGA